One Dictyostelium discoideum AX4 chromosome 3 chromosome, whole genome shotgun sequence genomic region harbors:
- a CDS encoding SMAD/FHA domain-containing protein, which produces MEDISTIKKLEGLSVHCEDNNNNNNNNNNKENINNDDNNINPNRNATSSLLKGNIQQVKKKKVFARLHLFNRDGTVKQIVEMRKYKFIIGSDQKSTDILITRPGVYSNHAEIIYDKEVRKFYLNPLVDPSISDTIRINFIPFINKKEVLGNNDIISIGLRAFRIEFFAPVYVDNLILPKNIQPQQQQQKQQQQQQQQQQAPTAQKKLKQEVEHILTAATTTPTTTTTKPKKLKTAPPTTVASSSTIPKTTTTKKQAIEQPSKSNLKSSQNKLSTTTTTTITSKPPLNKSSIDGDTRSESSKALQGLKPKEQKKDIMKSLISSKKANTHEEKEEGESEEEEEEEEEEEEEEEEEEEEEQLEDKQKQTKTPISQNKSASSNIKPLSKTSKSNPPPLSAATKSNPVVKKITSTTVTRTTKKADTETKQEIKITKSSTTTKQQTQEEIEQELKLESIRKRIEQFINKFEKEINDNDFKDLDEGKRKIKESLDFISKTKYEFQGTTSNPGDVESTPLDKWFKNIPYEDFVDSFKLKYYSIITEPVSITSILNKLKSGPNYQLAEVLKDFKQMLINVTLYHKEPNEYWWISHQCNIQFYKSLLETGLITQDQYQIQYQTSNNEIVKLDKTLNLVPKLVVVENNDEDDNNDDEGSKKAVLVDEDEDECLNNQNNPTTYDSDGDFVTKQSDQESDEESDEESDEESDEERDQLSEEEDQEATN; this is translated from the exons atggaaGATATTTCAACTATCAAAAAGCTAGAAGGATTATCAGTTCATTgcgaagataataataataataataataataataacaataaggaaaatataaataatgatgataataacatCAATCCAAATCGAAATGCAACATCATCACTTTTAAAAGGAAATATTCAACaagttaaaaagaaaaaagtatTTGCTAGATTACACTTATTTAATAGAGATGGCACTGTTAAACAAATTGTTGAAATgagaaaatataaatttataattggatc TGATCAAAAATCAACGgatattttaataacaaGACCAGGTGTTTATTCAAATCATGCAGAGATTATTTATGATAAAGAAGttagaaaattttatttaaatccatTAGTTGATCCAAGTATATCAGATAcaattagaattaatttcataccattcattaataaaaagGAAGTActtggtaataatgatataatttcaattggtttaaGAGCATTcagaattgaattttttgcACCAGTTTatgttgataatttaattttaccaaagaatattcaaccacaacaacaacaacaaaaacaacaacaacaacaacaacaacaacaacaggcACCAACCGCacagaaaaaattaaaacaagaaGTTGAACATATTttaacagcagcaacaacaacaccaacaacaacaacaacaaaaccaaaaaaactaaaaactGCACCACCAACCACTGtagcatcatcatcaacaataccaaaaacaacaacaacaaaaaagcAAGCAATAGAACAaccatcaaaatcaaatttgaAATCTAGCCAAAATAAGCtttcaacaaccacaacaacaacaataacttCAAAACcaccattaaataaatcatcaattgatgGTGATACTCGTTCAGAATCAAGTAAAGCATTACAAGGACTAAAACCtaaagaacaaaaaaaagatataatgaAAAGCTTAATCAGTTCCAAAAAAGCAAATACTcatgaagaaaaagaagaaggtgaaagtgaagaagaagaggaggaggaagaagaagaggaagaggaagaggaagaagaagaagaagaagaacaatTAGAAGATAAACAGAAACAAACAAAAACTCCTATTTCACAAAATAAATCAGcatcatcaaatattaaaccaTTATCAAAAACTTCTAAATCAAATCCACCACCACTATCAGCAGCAACAAAAAGCAATCCAGTTGTCAAGAAAATCACATCGACAACAGTAACGAGAACAACTAAAAAAGCAGATACTGAAACAAaacaagaaattaaaataactaAATCATCCACTACCACCAAACAACAAACACAGGAAGAAATTGAACAAGAATTAAAACTTGAatcaattagaaaaagaattgaacaatttataaataaatttgaaaaagaaattaatgataatgattttaaagatttagatGAGggtaaaagaaaaattaaggAATCACTTGATTTCATATCAAAAACTAAATATGAGTTCCAAGGAACTACTTCAAATCCCGGTGATGTGGAATCCACTCCATTGGATAAATGGTTCAAGAATATTCCATATGAAGATTTTGTAGATTCTTTCAAACTTAAATATTATTCCATTATTACTGAACCAGTTTCAATAAcatcaatattaaataaactaaAGAGTGGTCCAAACTATCAATTGGCAGAggttttaaaagattttaaacaAATGTTAATAAATGTTACACTTTATCATAAAGAACCAAATGAATATTGGTGGATCTCTCATCAATGTAATATTCAATTCTATAAATCTTTATTAGAAACAGGTTTAATAACACAAGATCAataccaaattcaatatcaaacttcaaataatgaaatagtAAAGCttgataaaactttaaaCTTAGTTCCAAAATTAGTTGTcgttgaaaataatgatgaagatgataataatgatgatgaaggaAGCAAAAAAGCAGTTCTtgttgatgaagatgaagatgaatgtttaaacaatcaaaataatccaaCAACATATGATAGTGATGGTGATTTTGTAACCAAACAAAGTGATCAAGAAAGCGATGAAGAAAGCGATGAAGAAAGCGATGAAGAAAGCGATGAAGAGAGAGATCAACTTTCTGAAGAAGAAGATCAAGAAGCAACCAactaa
- the alaS gene encoding alanine-tRNA ligase gives MDVNQIRKTFIDFFREKCEHTFVPSSAVIPHDDPTLLFANAGMNQFKPIFLGQVNPKSEQAKLKRAVNSQKCIRAGGKHNDLDDVGKDTYHHTFFEMLGNWSFGNYFKKEAITWAWELLTEVYKLDKERLYVTYFRGDPEKGLEADLEAKNLWLQYLPEERVLPFGMKENFWEMGDQGPCGPCSEIHYDKVEGRDGASFVNADDPTLIEIWNLVFIQYNREADKSLRPLPQKHVDTGMGLERLTSIIQKVPTNYDTDVFMPIFAAIQEVTGYPEPYGGKVGAEDTQQVDMAYRVIADHIRTLTFSIADGAAPSVDGRGQVLRRILRRAVRYGKQKLNAPAGFFSKLVDVVIANFGEFFPELRKKPEHIKMVLTREEDMFNKTLEKGIVEFEKMIKKSVNNTLSAENAYFLSTCYGFPIDLTTIMAEEKNYKVDIKGYEGLCEAQSEIDRKRQKEKKVELTLGAEANAWLKNNDIKPTDDSFKYKQHEIQSVIKAIWNGKEFVDTAPKGTLIGVVLENSNFYAEQGGQIYDIGQLSFIDDQKTAFDVKDCKVFGGYVLHIGYLSYECDSLKVGDRVELTVDYTRRSPIMSNHTSTHMVNYALKNILGDGIDQRGSFVDAQRFRFDFSFGRAITKDELIKIDQIVNDQIFKQLDVHAKEVGLASAKKINGLRAVFGEVYPDPVRVVSVGVPVEQLIENPTNPEWANYSIEFCGGTHLSNTKQAELFTITSEETLGAGVRRIVAVTGSEAASAIELNKELEVRFNNALKLSGSELAKEIVSLLDLLKVVTISASVRMNLVETLKEVQALQRKQVKEQETILAQQAQTYLEKTSEELAKSQPKVFVDLVNFNSNTPLITETIKKIQTKSPMTAIMLISPDEEKGKVTCIGIVPKDSEISKTLTANAWVVKVTEVLGGKGGGKVDVAQGVGSKLDKIDEAILVSREFANAN, from the coding sequence atggatgTTAATCAAATTAGAAAAACTTTTATCGATTTTTTTAGAGAGAAATGTGAACATACATTTGTTCCATCATCAGCAGTAATTCCACATGATGATCCaactttattatttgcaAATGCAGGTATGAATCAATTTAAACCAATCTTTTTAGGACAAGTTAATCCAAAATCAGAACAAGCAAAATTGAAGAGAGCAGTCAATAGTCAAAAATGTATTCGTGCAGGTGGTAAACATAATGATTTGGATGATGTAGGTAAGGATACTTATCATCACACCTTCTTTGAGATGTTGGGTAATTGGTCATTTGGCAATTACTTTAAGAAGGAGGCAATCACTTGGGCATGGGAATTATTGACAGAGGTATACAAATTAGATAAAGAACGTTTATATGTCACTTACTTTAGAGGTGACCCAGAGAAAGGATTGGAAGCAGATCTCGAAGCAAAGAACCTTTGGTTGCAATATTTACCAGAGGAACGTGTGCTCCCATTCGGTATGAAAGAGAACTTTTGGGAGATGGGTGACCAAGGTCCATGTGGTCCATGTTCAGAGATCCACTATGACAAAGTGGAAGGTCGTGATGGTGCCTCCTTTGTCAATGCTGATGACCCAACTTTGATTGAAATTTGGAATTTGGTTTTCATTCAATATAATCGTGAGGCTGATAAATCCTTACGTCCATTACCACAAAAACACGTCGACACTGGTATGGGTCTCGAACGTTTAACTTCAATCATTCAAAAAGTACCAACCAATTATGATACCGATGTTTTTATGCCAATCTTTGCCGCCATTCAAGAGGTAACTGGTTATCCAGAACCATACGGTGGAAAAGTCGGTGCTGAAGATACACAACAAGTTGATATGGCCTATCGTGTCATTGCCGATCACATTCGTACACTCACATTCTCAATTGCTGATGGTGCCGCCCCATCCGTCGATGGTAGAGGTCAAGTCCTCCGTAGAATCCTTCGTCGTGCCGTCCGTTATGgtaaacaaaaattaaatgcaCCAGCTGGTTTCTTCTCTAAATTGGTTGATGTTGTCATTGCAAACTTTGGTGAATTCTTCCCAGAACTCAGAAAGAAACCAGAACACATCAAAATGGTACTCACTCGTGAGGAGGATATGTTCAATAAAACTTTGGAGAAAGgtattgttgaatttgaaaaaatgatcaaaaaGAGTGTAAATAATACCCTCTCTGCCGAGAATGCTTATTTCCTTTCAACTTGTTATGGTTTCCCAATCGATTTAACCACCATTATGGCCGAAGAAAAGAATTACAAAGTCGATATCAAAGGTTATGAAGGACTCTGTGAAGCTCAATCTGAAATCGATCGTAAACGTCAAAAGGAAAAGAAGGTCGAATTAACACTCGGTGCTGAAGCAAATGCATGGTTAAAGAATAACGATATCAAACCAACCGATGATTCATTCAAATATAAACAACATGAAATTCAATCAGTTATCAAAGCCATTTGGAATGGTAAGGAATTTGTTGACACTGCTCCAAAGGGTACCTTAATTGGTGTAGTTTTAGAGAATTCAAACTTTTACGCTGAACAAGGTGGTCAAATCTATGATATTGGTCAATTGAGTTTCATCGATGATCAAAAGACTGCTTTCGACGTCAAGGATTGTAAAGTATTTGGTGGTTATGTACTTCATATTGGTTACCTCTCCTATGAATGCGATTCTTTGAAAGTTGGTGATCGTGTTGAACTCACCGTCGACTATACTCGTCGTTCACCAATTATGTCAAATCATACATCAACTCATATGGTCAATTACGCACTCAAGAATATTTTAGGTGATGGTATCGATCAACGTGGTTCCTTTGTCGACGCTCAACGTTTCAGATTCGATTTTTCATTTGGTAGAGCAATCACCAAGGATGAACTCATTAAAATTGACCAAATCGTTAATGATCAAATCTTTAAACAACTCGATGTTCACGCCAAAGAGGTCGGTTTGGCTTCCGCTAAAAAGATCAATGGTCTTCGTGCAGTTTTCGGTGAAGTTTATCCAGATCCAGTTAGAGTTGTCTCTGTTGGTGTACCAGTTGAacaattgattgaaaatCCAACCAATCCAGAATGGGCAAACTATTCCATCGAATTTTGTGGTGGTACACATTTGTCAAACACTAAACAAGCTGAACTCTTCACCATTACCTCTGAAGAAACTTTGGGTGCTGGTGTACGTCGTATCGTCGCTGTCACTGGTTCTGAAGCTGCCTCTGCTATAGAACTCAATAAAGAATTGGAAGTCAGATTCAATAATGCCCTCAAATTATCAGGTTCAGAACTTGCCAAGGAAATCGTTTCCTTATTAGATCTTCTCAAGGTTGTCACCATTTCAGCAAGTGTTCGTATGAATTTGGTTGAAACTTTGAAGGAAGTTCAAGCACTCCAAAGAAAACAAGTCAAAGAACAAGAAACCATCTTGGCTCAACAAGCTCAAACCTATTTAGAGAAAACCTCTGAAGAATTGGCTAAATCTCAACCAAAGGTTTTCGTAGATTTAGTAAACTTCAATTCAAATACTCCTTTAATCACTgaaaccattaaaaaaattcaaactaAATCACCAATGACTGCAATCATGTTAATTAGTCCAGATGAAGAAAAAGGTAAAGTTACTTGCATTGGTATCGTTCCAAAAGATTCTGAAATCTCAAAAACTTTAACTGCAAATGCTTGGGTTGTAAAGGTTACCGAAGTTTTAGGTGGTAAAGGTGGTGGTAAAGTTGATGTTGCTCAAGGTGTTGGTTCTAAATTAGATAAAATCGATGAAGCTATTCTCGTTTCAAGAGAATTTGCAAATGCAAACTGA